In the Tamandua tetradactyla isolate mTamTet1 chromosome 24, mTamTet1.pri, whole genome shotgun sequence genome, AGCTGTGATCTACTATATATAACTTCATGGTATCCCTTCCATTTCTACACACAGTCTTTTCTACGTGTCCAATTGACTGACTCTTTGTACAGttctttataataataaaattatcaagagggatatattattttctactttataGCTAATTCCCTTTATGACTTTGATTCTTATTCAAGGCATGGCTATGGTTGAAATGTTATCATAAATGACTTGCAAAAAATGCTCAAACAGTTATTCACTTACTGAACACATCTCCTCTGGGTTTCTGTGGCGCTGTCTGTATCCTGTTGTCAACTGTAATCGCTCTTGGAGATGTACTGGCAGCAGGCGCTACAGTCATCAGTCTGGTGGTTGGCCTTTCTGGGGTAGGTGGTGGTGGGGTTTTGAGCTCtattgggggtggagggggtggggggtgggtaggcTGGGGTGTTGTTGGCTTAGAAGTGGGTCTGTTGGTAATAACTGGAGGAATATATGGGGTCTTCACAGGCCACCTAGTACTTCCAACATCAGGAATCAAATTACTGTGTCCTGCATCACCCTTCAAAAAGGTGTCATTTCCCCGTGGTATATAAATTGGACCTGAAGGCTCAATCATGACTCTTGGAATATCTGAAAAAGTCAAAAGATTTAAATAAGTGTGTAAACATCCTTCCTTTGGAAGTAAAACATCAACTgtaaaaacaaacacagaaacatCTCATGCCAACTAAGTTTACCTTTCACATTTAGAATATTTCTTTACTAAGTCAGGTTGCTTTCCAAACAACAAATGTGTgaatgtgtgcacgtgtgtactatatacatatgtaaatatatgcacacacacataagtaTATTAACATATGTCCATCCTTTGGATGTGGGCAAAAAAATATATTGGTGTTTTTGTAATGAATATGtattatttgaaaaacaaaatgttataaatatttataaagtggaTACAGACTACAATCAATGAGGTTTCTAAAAACTGCACAGTGCAAAAGAGAACAGAAGCATtctaagttgtttttttaatatgcgAAATATATGCTTAGAATCTATGTCAAATGTCCCCATGCTATATGAATATTATAAAATCATGTTTAGAATTGTTCAAAGActaatatttttctcaagtgcacttATCTAAATTCAACCAACATTTTGAGTAAACATTCTGCATATTATTTTATAGTTGGTTTTCCTTCCTCTtactattgtttttaaaaaaataaattttaatttatcaaaatcatctgtggaattttttccttgataatCTTTACCAAAAGAAACCCAATATTTAATCTGCCGAAATGATATATTACTGACCAAGAATGACCCTACAAAAACCTTTTAATCCCAATGATTCTATGCCCCAtgactttcagaaaatattttactcaggaaaattttttaaattatgtattgcCACATGAAATGTATGCTAAGTTATGGCTTTTGGTTTGCAAAACTTTCATCTTGaaggttatgtttttttttcatgcttatcTATGAACAAAGCCACTACTCCAAATATagcttataaattttaaaaaagaaaacagttctgaaagtagagaaaatacagatgagaatgatttattttttataatggaGTTGgcagataaaaaaacaaagaaacaaaaactgcaGAACATATTCAGATTATCCCACTATCAGAACCTAATGCCAACCAACACTTATTTCagattttaatgaaattaaatattcaGGGAGGGCTTTTTAATTTCTCCCCAGGTAAAAGGAAGCTGTTGAGAGATTTCAGTCATGGGAATCTGATGCTCTTAATATAAGAATGTAGTATcgaatctttaatttttaaaaaatacctgcGCAAATTATTTCATTGCTTGTGGAAAGCACAAACTAACATTGCTAGCTATGAAAAATTTACTTCTGTGATAAAAATACTGTTTCTTATCTTCCCTCACAAAAGCCTTTCTGTGGTTCTGTATTTCCTGCTGGAGTATAGAGCTGGAAGAGAACTGTTACTCACACACGCAGTTCAGCCCATCGCCCTGGTATCCTTCTTTACATGTACACCTGTAAGACCCATGTATGTTGTAACATCGAGCAGAGCTGCTGCACTGATGCTGGCCAAGGGCGCATTCATCTATATCTGCATcaggaagaggggaaagaaagggtTCACTTGGGAGATAATAGGTTGATGGGAAAAATATAGtttcaaaaaatgattttttttttgcaacatggAAGTCCATGTACAATTGTCAGATAAATGGAAGAAATGTGGATCCAGAACCATCAGGGGTTGAACTGAACTTCTGTCTATTTAACGGCAATACACCCTCCCACCCTGACACCTGACCCATCCCCAGAGCTAAAAGACCTCTCAGCGATATAAGAAACAAATAAGGCAATGGTGGAGTGTCATTACCATGACACTGGTATCTGCCTCCGATGTACATGAGGTCAAATCCTCTGTGGCACTTGCAGATGTAGCTCCCGAAAGTGTTGACACACTGCCTGAATCTAGGGCAGGAGGCTCTTCCAGTGGCACACTCATCAATGTCTGGAAACACAAGTCACAGCTTAGAAAGAAGAGCATATTcagatgaaatatattttacatataataaaaaaactGAGCTGTCTGTAAATGGTTGCCTGGAAGACAATAAGCTCATCATAAATGTTACACAGCTGGTTGCCCCCATGGACAATGTCCACATCTCCAAAACTCAACTCATCCTCCTGTCCCAAGATGCTCTTAGCTTGTGCCTATATCCAGCTGGTTGCTTGAACTAGAAACAGGAATTATCCTTAGCAATTCTCTTTCTCATCACTCCCAGGTGACTAAGTCCAGTTAATTCTACCTCTGAAACTTTATTCGAATCTCTCCACTCACTGCCACTTCCCCAGCCCAAGCCACCATCTCCCAGGTTTGACTAGTCTAAGAACCTCTAACCCAGCCtcttggctgtaagtctttctcCCTCCAAAACATTCCCCACCCAGAGGCTATGACCTGGCTGAAACGTAGATCTGTTTCACATGTTTTCAGAATGAAATCCACCTCCTTCACTGCCTCCTTGAAGGCCCTGCAGTATCTGGCCCCAATCTACCTCATCCATTGTATTTCAAGCCACCATCCCTCCTGTTCACTCCGCACTCCAGCCGTGTTGCTCTTCTCTCTTTAAAAACCTCACACCAGCCAAGCTCTCCCACTGCCTGCCCTGAAACGGGGTTCCCCGACTTCATGGACTGGTTCTTCACAAAGCTCTTCCTCCAGTTCTTATTACAGGGATTTCTCTGACCACTGTTTTCTAAAGGAGacacttcctgttttttttttttttagtatctcaTGTTAACTTTTAGAACGCTCTGTATTTTTATTGGGTATGTTTCTTTTCTGCATCCTCTGAGGATCATCATCCTGTCTGTTTTACTTATCACTGTATATAACTAGCAATTGGCAGTGTCTGGAATATAGAAAACACTCTTTAAATATCTGCCGAGTGACCAAATGTCTCCGTTCATTGCATGCTTACTACATGCTAGGTTTTATGCTGAGCTCTCTGCATATACgctcttatttaatcctcacaatggtCCCATGTGCTATTACACCCATTTGAAAGATAAGGAGACACAAACTCAAAGAAAGGAAGTctcttgcctaaggtcacatacCTAGTATATGGCAGGGCCAGGTCTGAACTCAAAGCCCAGACTCCTAACCATTGGCTTTCCTAATCCCTACGGAAAAAAATCTAatccttgggcaggccacggtggctcagcaggcagagttcaccACACATACAATTTATCCTTGTCTACTATTCAGCTTCTACTGTCTCCTCTCTCCTTTGCCCCTCACATTGCAGAAATACTGAGTCCTTCATGTTTTCCTAAATCTTCTGCTCCAGGTGAATTCTAGCGCCTTTGAACGTGGGTCCCTCTGCCTGAAGCTTCCTCCTGCCCCTTATCCTTAGGGAAAGGAAGTTTCCAGGTTTCATTCACAGAGatcttttctcttctgaaaaatcTGCTATCTTCTGAAGGGTAGCTAATTACCTGATCTAGGTaactgtctttttctctttttcctcatcACCATTTGCTTTCCTCCTTTATCCCAGAGCAGCTGCTCACAGAAATGCTTAATGTTACAACTCACCTACGCAGGTCCTCCCATCAGGAGCCAGCTGCAGGCCAGGAGAGGGGCACTGGCACCGGATCTGTCCTTTTACAACATCACAGCCATACTGACAGTTTGCCATAGAGCACGTCAGGGCACCTGGGAAGAGATTTGGCCAGCTAACTCAGAGAGATAAAGAACATACTCTGTAACTGAAATAAGTATGCTTCTCACTTGTCCTGAGATTAGTGTCACTGAATCGACAAAGAGGACTCAAGTATCCAACACTCtaaagagagtaaaaaaaaaaactaggggaagggagaaaatgcacacacacacatcctcagGGTTGATTAAGGAGGAGTTAACAAGTTCTGTTGTCTTCTGAGATGCTTTTGAAGAATTAGAAAGCAAATACGAAATTTTATTCCACATAAATTATCTGGAGAATTTTCCAATAGCCAAGAAAAGTGGAGAATTGAGGTATTTTCCCAGATCACTCAAGCTGCATGTTGCTCTTAACTAAAACCTTCAAGTGAATGTCTGAACTGCCCATTTAACTTCTCCAGGGACAACAGTGTAACGGGATTCTAGCATCACTACTGCATGTTGTTAAATGTACCCTCCACTCCAAAAACTTAAAGGCTACGTTTGTGTTACAGTAAATAAGTTAGTCAACTTTGTTGGTTTTATAAAATGCAGCCAAGTTAACTGAcaattcagtgaaaaaaaataaagccatcaAATGTTTGCTATCATAAAAACACAATTTCAAGTTCAGGCTGCAGAGAATTTTAGGGCATCATCCATCTTAAAAACACACCCAAGTGTGTGCAGGAAACACCATAAATTTCTCTTACAAAGATATACATGGAATCTACTTTTTGTTATTAtaataacttttttccttttaaagtaggtaattttttagaaaagagaaGTAACTCAATCTTTAGGTTTTtgtaagaaaatgtaaaaacaaagtaGAGAGGTATTTATGAATGATTTATAATCATTGAATAGACTGATGGCTCCTCTACCAGCAAAAAGCTTAGTGTCCACCCTTACAGAGCACACAATATTGCGAGCATTTTCGCTAATGCTCTTTTTCTATCTGGAATGGTTCTTCTATGTCCAAGGGGAAGACAAGGAAAACCATGTGGAGAAAGACGTTAGGAAATAGACTTGGTCTTGTGATTCTTGTTCTAAATACCCCTTCCATATCAACCTAACATGGCTGCCCATGGTCGAGGAATGTTAGACGTCTAAAACGGGCGTCCCttactttgattttcatttcctcaggCATGCATGCAAACACACATGTCCTGTTTAAGAGGGCCACTTTCACTGGGGCAGGCTACCAACAGTATAACATGAAATCGAGCCCTAAGCAGTTATAAAACAGTTAAGATTCTTGACATACTTGAGCAGGACCCATCCGGCATAAGCATATATCCATTGAGACAGTAGCATTTGTAGCTGCCGTAAGTGTTCATGCATCTGTGCTTACAGGGCCGTGGCTTCAGGCCACACTCATTTAGATCTGAAAAGAATGGGGCGTGAAGTAGACAAATCACAACTTCAGCACTAATGTTAAACTTTTCAAGTACTGCTCTAAATAGgagaatgagggggaaaaaatagGTCAAGCTATTATAATCAAGCTATACTATATACTGATTATAATATAAGAGAGATCTTGTTCATGCAATTTTAACTTGAATGCCACTTATATTAGGGGCAACCAAGAGATTTCCATCAGATGTTATGAAAGTTTTAAAACAGTGAGAAGCCATACGAATTCCCAGGGTTTAAATTATGTGTAGTGCATGTGACACCTAAGAGAATTCTTCCCACAGATGTGTGTCCACCTTGTCAGCCCTTGAAAGAACAGCACATTAACTTTCTCTTGGGTACAGGTACTCTATCATATATTATTTATCTGGCTGCCAATAGCCTCAAAATACCAGGTTTCAACTCCTAGATTCACTCCTGACAATGCAATCTcactctttcaatttcttcctttctctatttAAAGAGAAGACCACATGAGCCTATTTTACTTTATAGGAAAtaagtgtattttaaaacattagaatGCTTTGAACTTCCTAAAGGAAAGCTAGATTTTTCAGAGGATAAGAGCTGCATGAATTAGAGTGATCATTActgtgttatttcttcttcaatcTTGCAGTTTCTAAACTGATCTCTCATTAAATGAACTTAAAAACCCtctcaaatattttcattcatttggcaGTTAAGAAGGGCATATTGAAATACTAATGGACAAGACATAATGGACTATCATTATGCACTTTAGGTTTACTGGTATAAATACCAatcttaaatgaattaatgaacttCACATTATGTAAATTTTCCAGCCCAAGTGGAACACTGCTTCAAGTGAACACATAACATAAATCAACACTGAAATAGTAATGTCTAAAATACAGACTTCATATAAAGAAGAGTGACCACATGCTTAGTTTATCTGGAAACACCAGAATAAGCACCTGATTAGCATAAGACATCCTGCTGGTGGTTTTAGAGACTGGTTTCAACTTAACGCTTTTCTTCTCTTAACTATGGGAAGAAGCACTTTGAGTGAAGGATTGTGcaattgaaaggaaagaaaaacaatagacaatcacaattttaaaaatcaacagcaaATCACTCCATGAAATAATATGGAAAAGGGATGCAAGCACGCAACACTCAATGGGTAAGTATAGAGACATTTCATTGACTATTTCATCTATTATACTGGCACATGAGTATTCAAATCTAACAGCAATTTCAGAAACCTGCCGTCTAACAACTGTTGATTGACTGGACGATATTCCCTGACAGCTGGCCAGTGCTGATTTCCTCAATGGCTGTGGTCATTTTCCCATCTGCTGCAGGCATGTGTCTCTAAGAACTTCAGTGACCCTCACAAAGACTACTGAATAAATTATGAAATAGGGCTCACAACTATCCCTGATGAtcaatatttaacaaatatcaGACTTGCTAAAACAGGGAGCTTTGAAAGATTAAAAGCTTCAGGTATTCTGGTGATGAACTTCTTTTTCCTAGAATTTTTTCAGAATCTCTGTTCTCTGATTACTAAACCTTATTTTCAATTGACCAAATGCTTTATCAATTTAAGATAATATGTGTTGCTTCCAAATAACTGCTGTACTCATTATCACAATTTAATGGAAAAGAGACCTAGTAGTGCTGTGTTAATATCAAATGAAGTCATAAATTCCCAATTAGAGTAAATGCTCCTATATTAATAAGTGAACGATCTTAAGAACACGAAAAGTTCTTCTTGATGACACTGTCTCAAATAAATCCTAAAAGTTGATGAGAGAACCATGGAAAGAAAATGTTAGATTTCTGTTTGTCTATTTACTTTATCCTTGCTCCTACTGCAgaagtttataataaaatataaattataagaaaaatctacaacaaaatacATTTAACGAATTCTATCCGGTACCTATATTATTACTCCAAAGACAAAACTTAACAATTAAACCACTTACATTCAAATCCTATCATTATTTAGACAATTATTAGAAAGCATCTATTACCATCAGGAGTAGATTTAAGCAGGCTGGTAGATTCAGGAGCTTGAAGGcggaggagggaaagaagggagcTGGTCTAGAATAGCAATGCAAGCTGCATAGCATTATTATTACACTTCAGGAAAAAATGAATCAGAAATTTTATTAGCATGCAGAACACTGAGAAGGAGCTTTAAAAATCTGGGTAAGAGTCATTGAATAAGATAACCCAATGGATTTGTATGGAAAATAACCTTTTATTCATTGTAATGCATTtgggtgtattttttccctttgaagcCTAAACTAGGCAGTGTTTTAGAAatctaaacttttaaattttatctgaCTAAAGTGGAGGCACAGGCAAAGAGAGGATAAAAGGTCAATTGTCATAAACTTTTAAGTTATCAGTGACTTTGAAATTAATCCCATTGTTTTAATCCCTTgtccagaaaatacacaaatgtatTAAATTTCCTATCAGCATAGAGGTGGcacttaataattttaattttttaattcagtcATTCTAAGTTCCTAACCCTATGAATGGTGAAGGATATAGACTCTCAGAAGAAGAATTTTCAAATGATGCTAATGATTTACTTTTCTATAAAACTTGGCAACATGACACAAGCATTATTATTTTTGGTATTCGGATTCTCACACCAACCCTGTGTGGGAGTTTGGCCAGCACTACTCTCACCTTATTACTGATGAGTTACCTAAGACCCAGACATTTAACATCTTGCTTATGATGGTGCTAAATAAGGGCCATACTGGAACCACATCTTAGGCCTTTTGATATCACAAAACATACaccaaaacaaagaaactgaTGCATGGTTTGGCTTCCAGGTAACCTAAAGTTTTATACCTCAAATCGACGGTGGTAGGGAAGGAGACTTGATCACTTCTAAAATCTACTTGGCAAAAGCCAGCAAAACCCCAATCCCAGTTGTTTTGAATTCCTGACTTGCCCTACATATGAAAacaacatatattttatatatctggtttttagagaaaaatttgaaaccaagaaaagaagaggaaaaacaacgATGCTTGAAAGGACAGTGGAGGCTCCAGCATTTTCAGAGCATAGAAAATCAGCACCAGGTGACAATTCCTGCCGCCTGCTTTACATGCTCAGGATGCCAAAGGCTGGGCACTGTCAGGGTCTGGTCTCCAGAACATTTGCAAGAAGTGACGTAACTGCAGGAAGCTGTGTCGGTGGAAGCAGCAGACCACCTGAGACAATGCACGCTCACCCCTTGTAGGCAAACTTGTGGCTTGATGATCCAGGGGTTGGAAAAGAGGCTGTTCACTGCCTTGGTCAAGAGGAGTTGGGTAGAAGTGTTCATCTTCACACCAGGAAGAAGGTAATAAGAGTCAACTTTGAACTAATATCATTTTTAGCCCTAAAAGTCTTTATAAATATGTGTTAAACAATTACATAAAGTTAGTAGACTGTAAAAAGAATGCTTTAGATGCTTTGCATAAATTACCTTCCAGTTCTTCTGActtctcatatttttaatttaaattttcctaAAACCTAACACTGCCACCTTTCTTCTCAAGAAGACACACCACACATTGTAAGTTATCAATCCATCtatctcactgattttttttaagacagaaacaaaacatGGTTACTTTAGAAAGCATgagaaaattcaatttaaaagcagattataaaatattaataagaatCAACTTGCCCTGTTTAGGTACCCTGAGGTCTTAATTCACTAATGTGATTTTCCTCTATATTATTATGTACAGTAGTGTATAATACCCCATaattatgaacaaatttatgaTTCTTGTGAAGATCTAATTTAAGTAAGTAGAATGAAGAACATTGATATTTTCATTCAAAGGCAAGAACTTGTGCTACATTTAAGTCACATTTAATTAGAACATACATAAGAAGctttatacaaaaacaaaaattttactgTTGCCATTTCTTGATTTATCAATACGTAAGATGggtaagaatgaaagaaaaggatcAATAAGTAAATCATATCCTGCGTCAAGACTATTTATTAACAGCCAGCTAAATTTCCAAATCTAATGAACATGGCATTGGTTTTGGTGGTTAAACCacacatttttcaaatgaaataaggTTGTAGGCAACAGCTTAATATTTGTGTAAAAGTACTTAGACTGTAGACTGTTGTGTTTAGGAAAGCAATCAACTTTCAGATTTAACTAGTCCACCAAAGTTTACTGTCTGATTCTGCACTACAagacaccaatttttttttttctggggatcAGGAATTCAACAATATGAAACATAAACCATGTCAAAACATTATAATTGATATTTCTACACTGCTTCTCCTGAAATTATTATAATACACACAATGAATTCACAAGAATAATTCATCCTTGAAAATATATACTGATATCATTCCCAAtagggaaattataaaaagattaTTATCTATAATGGCATTTCAGCTTGACTGGGGGAAAGGGGATTTGTATGCAGTCAGAGACTCAGTGAAGGGGAAAATATACATGAATAAAATTACTGGAGAAATTAAGTGGGAGGGAAGTAAATGGTCAATGAGAATCTTACCAGAGTTTGGTTCAAAATTCCAACTATTGTGAAAGATACCTTCTCCCTCAAAGGTTACGTTAATGGTCAGACCAAGCCATTTTCAATATCTGATCCAGGTGTAGCAAATCCAGAAAATGACTCAGAGGGAAGAGTGAGCCACTAGCACATTTGCTGTAAACTTGTGACAAGACTGTTAAATTAAGCCAGCTCCAAAACGTGGCTTGACCTATTCTTGGTGCTCCCCAGGTAGTAACAAAGTGCTCCTTAAATGTTCTGTCATTTACTCAAGCTATTCATCACCTTAAGCATGTTTCCAGGGGGATATACTTAAAGTACATAATGTGCAACAAAATTCTTAGCGAATACTTGCTTTAAACAAAAGCCTACTTTAGTCAAAAGCTAATTTTCAGTTCTGTGAATTTATTTCAAACTTATCTCTTCTTGCTATTTCTCccctacagaaaaaaagaaatctgtttgGTTTCCCATACTCTGAAGCATGTATTCTACTTGATTAAAGTGTCTGGACCTGGATAGAAACAGCCTAAGTAATCTATTTCGCAGATAGAGACAATTTACTCTAGTAACTTCTATGGCATGCTTTAAGCAACTCTCACACTTGATCACTCATGACAACCTCTCTTAACCTCATAGAACTCTCAGTAGAAGGCAAAGATTAAGGTGCTGTCCTAGACAACTCCACGGAACTCTGTCAGACCAAAAATTATTACACAAAACAGTCATTTAACATGCAGTTAATGTGGACTTAACCTGTGCAAGTCACTTTCTTCATAGGTTTTTTAGTAACTTAGAAATCAAAAAGACACCACAAAGGGTTCTTAATCTTTGGGGAGCATAAACTTTCCATCCAGAACAAGCCACAGCTGCTTATTGCAAGGAAGGCAaagtaagataaaatgaaaacaggtagGTTAATTGTAAGctggaattttattttcaagattgTACTTGAAATCATATTTTCAGTGTCAGCACTATTTTTGCaagtataaaatgcatttttctacTAAAGAAATCCTATTCCATTTAAGAAATGTGGCTTAG is a window encoding:
- the NPNT gene encoding nephronectin isoform X5, which encodes MDFLLTLFLLLSSLYLPAAAEFDGRWPRQIVSSIGLCRYGGRIDCCWGWARRSWGQCQPVCQPQCKHGECVGPNKCKCHPGYAGKTCNQDEHFYPTPLDQGSEQPLFQPLDHQATSLPTRDLNECGLKPRPCKHRCMNTYGSYKCYCLNGYMLMPDGSCSSALTCSMANCQYGCDVVKGQIRCQCPSPGLQLAPDGRTCVDIDECATGRASCPRFRQCVNTFGSYICKCHRGFDLMYIGGRYQCHDIDECALGQHQCSSSARCYNIHGSYRCTCKEGYQGDGLNCVYIPRVMIEPSGPIYIPRGNDTFLKGDAGHSNLIPDVGSTRWPVKTPYIPPVITNRPTSKPTTPQPTHPPPPPPPIELKTPPPPTPERPTTRLMTVAPAASTSPRAITVDNRIQTAPQKPRGDVFIPRQPSNDLFEIFEIERGISADDEAKDDPGVLIHSCNFDHGLCGWIREKDNDLHWEPVRDPTGFIITLGDRLDEVLLSLFHR
- the NPNT gene encoding nephronectin isoform X4 is translated as MDFLLTLFLLLSSLYLPAAAEFDGRWPRQIVSSIGLCRYGGRIDCCWGWARRSWGQCQPVCQPQCKHGECVGPNKCKCHPGYAGKTCNQDLNECGLKPRPCKHRCMNTYGSYKCYCLNGYMLMPDGSCSSALTCSMANCQYGCDVVKGQIRCQCPSPGLQLAPDGRTCVDIDECATGRASCPRFRQCVNTFGSYICKCHRGFDLMYIGGRYQCHDIDECALGQHQCSSSARCYNIHGSYRCTCKEGYQGDGLNCVYIPRVMIEPSGPIYIPRGNDTFLKGDAGHSNLIPDVGSTRWPVKTPYIPPVITNRPTSKPTTPQPTHPPPPPPPIELKTPPPPTPERPTTRLMTVAPAASTSPRAITVDNRIQTAPQKPRGDVFIPRQPSNDLFEIFEIERGISADDEAKDDPGVLIHSCNFDHGLCGWIREKDNDLHWEPVRDPTGGQYLTVSAAKGPGGKAARLVLPLGHLMHSGDLCLSFRHKVTGLHSGTLQVFVRKHGAQGAALWGRNGGHGWRQTHISLRGADVKSVIFKGEKRRGHTGEIGLDDVSLKKGHCSEEP
- the NPNT gene encoding nephronectin isoform X3 codes for the protein MDFLLTLFLLLSSLYLPAAAEFDGRWPRQIVSSIGLCRYGGRIDCCWGWARRSWGQCQPYYVLRQRLARIRCQLQAVCQPQCKHGECVGPNKCKCHPGYAGKTCNQDLNECGLKPRPCKHRCMNTYGSYKCYCLNGYMLMPDGSCSSALTCSMANCQYGCDVVKGQIRCQCPSPGLQLAPDGRTCVDIDECATGRASCPRFRQCVNTFGSYICKCHRGFDLMYIGGRYQCHDIDECALGQHQCSSSARCYNIHGSYRCTCKEGYQGDGLNCVYIPRVMIEPSGPIYIPRGNDTFLKGDAGHSNLIPDVGSTRWPVKTPYIPPVITNRPTSKPTTPQPTHPPPPPPPIELKTPPPPTPERPTTRLMTVAPAASTSPRAITVDNRIQTAPQKPRGDVFIPRQPSNDLFEIFEIERGISADDEAKDDPGVLIHSCNFDHGLCGWIREKDNDLHWEPVRDPTGGQYLTVSAAKGPGGKAARLVLPLGHLMHSGDLCLSFRHKVTGLHSGTLQVFVRKHGAQGAALWGRNGGHGWRQTHISLRGADVKSVIFKGEKRRGHTGEIGLDDVSLKKGHCSEEP
- the NPNT gene encoding nephronectin isoform X1, which gives rise to MDFLLTLFLLLSSLYLPAAAEFDGRWPRQIVSSIGLCRYGGRIDCCWGWARRSWGQCQPYYVLRQRLARIRCQLQAVCQPQCKHGECVGPNKCKCHPGYAGKTCNQDEHFYPTPLDQGSEQPLFQPLDHQATSLPTRDLNECGLKPRPCKHRCMNTYGSYKCYCLNGYMLMPDGSCSSALTCSMANCQYGCDVVKGQIRCQCPSPGLQLAPDGRTCVDIDECATGRASCPRFRQCVNTFGSYICKCHRGFDLMYIGGRYQCHDIDECALGQHQCSSSARCYNIHGSYRCTCKEGYQGDGLNCVYIPRVMIEPSGPIYIPRGNDTFLKGDAGHSNLIPDVGSTRWPVKTPYIPPVITNRPTSKPTTPQPTHPPPPPPPIELKTPPPPTPERPTTRLMTVAPAASTSPRAITVDNRIQTAPQKPRGDVFIPRQPSNDLFEIFEIERGISADDEAKDDPGVLIHSCNFDHGLCGWIREKDNDLHWEPVRDPTGGQYLTVSAAKGPGGKAARLVLPLGHLMHSGDLCLSFRHKVTGLHSGTLQVFVRKHGAQGAALWGRNGGHGWRQTHISLRGADVKSVIFKGEKRRGHTGEIGLDDVSLKKGHCSEEP
- the NPNT gene encoding nephronectin isoform X2, giving the protein MDFLLTLFLLLSSLYLPAAAEFDGRWPRQIVSSIGLCRYGGRIDCCWGWARRSWGQCQPVCQPQCKHGECVGPNKCKCHPGYAGKTCNQDEHFYPTPLDQGSEQPLFQPLDHQATSLPTRDLNECGLKPRPCKHRCMNTYGSYKCYCLNGYMLMPDGSCSSALTCSMANCQYGCDVVKGQIRCQCPSPGLQLAPDGRTCVDIDECATGRASCPRFRQCVNTFGSYICKCHRGFDLMYIGGRYQCHDIDECALGQHQCSSSARCYNIHGSYRCTCKEGYQGDGLNCVYIPRVMIEPSGPIYIPRGNDTFLKGDAGHSNLIPDVGSTRWPVKTPYIPPVITNRPTSKPTTPQPTHPPPPPPPIELKTPPPPTPERPTTRLMTVAPAASTSPRAITVDNRIQTAPQKPRGDVFIPRQPSNDLFEIFEIERGISADDEAKDDPGVLIHSCNFDHGLCGWIREKDNDLHWEPVRDPTGGQYLTVSAAKGPGGKAARLVLPLGHLMHSGDLCLSFRHKVTGLHSGTLQVFVRKHGAQGAALWGRNGGHGWRQTHISLRGADVKSVIFKGEKRRGHTGEIGLDDVSLKKGHCSEEP